In Arsenicicoccus dermatophilus, a genomic segment contains:
- a CDS encoding ABC transporter permease, with product MATATRATTARPHIHSTWNATLRTTLAAAAVVTLVLLAFAWPTYSAKVKDMPIAVVATDRQRATLQDRIERAGGAFEVRSVPDRQAAVDAIERREVYGGIVLPAGAPGGMEVLTATAGSGPATQMLTGLAQKAGAEQVQAAGNARMAAVQDAARLGAQAAAAQASATTLTQTAQALSLNPASAAQAVAMKQQAATASTTAAALARRAQAAQTALAAAPASHVTVTDVVPLSDKDPRGQGFAVAGLPLAMGGMIGGLLISTLLVGWKPRLVAVAGYAVLGGLLLALVLHGWFGFLQGSFGMAWLVCALAIGATAAFITGAQSLVGKPGIALGAIATMFVGNPLSSLAMPKEWLPGAWGEIGQWFVPGAAGTLLRNESYFPRADGSHAWIALLCWLLGGVALTLVGRHKYDEVVHMEGYTEPD from the coding sequence ATGGCCACCGCCACCCGGGCCACCACGGCCCGACCTCACATCCACTCCACCTGGAACGCCACCCTGCGCACCACCCTCGCGGCGGCCGCCGTCGTCACCCTGGTCCTGCTCGCGTTCGCCTGGCCGACCTACAGCGCCAAGGTCAAGGACATGCCGATCGCCGTGGTCGCCACCGACCGGCAACGCGCCACCCTGCAGGACCGGATCGAGCGCGCGGGCGGCGCCTTCGAGGTGCGGTCCGTGCCGGATCGCCAGGCGGCGGTCGACGCGATCGAGCGACGCGAGGTGTATGGCGGGATCGTCCTGCCCGCCGGTGCTCCCGGCGGCATGGAGGTCCTGACCGCCACCGCCGGCAGCGGACCCGCCACCCAGATGCTCACCGGTCTGGCGCAGAAGGCCGGCGCCGAGCAGGTGCAGGCTGCCGGCAACGCCAGGATGGCGGCCGTCCAGGACGCCGCCCGGCTCGGGGCCCAGGCGGCCGCGGCCCAGGCGTCCGCGACCACCCTCACCCAGACCGCCCAGGCGCTCTCGCTCAACCCCGCCTCGGCCGCCCAGGCCGTCGCGATGAAGCAGCAGGCGGCCACCGCGTCCACCACGGCGGCTGCCCTCGCGCGGCGCGCCCAGGCCGCCCAGACCGCCCTCGCGGCGGCGCCCGCCTCCCACGTCACCGTGACCGACGTGGTCCCCCTCTCCGACAAGGACCCTCGCGGTCAGGGCTTTGCCGTCGCGGGTCTGCCGCTGGCCATGGGCGGGATGATCGGCGGTCTGCTCATCTCCACCCTCCTTGTCGGGTGGAAGCCCCGGCTGGTCGCCGTCGCGGGCTATGCCGTGCTCGGCGGCCTGCTGCTGGCGCTCGTGCTGCACGGGTGGTTCGGCTTCCTGCAGGGCAGCTTCGGGATGGCCTGGCTCGTCTGCGCACTGGCGATCGGGGCGACCGCGGCCTTCATCACCGGCGCGCAGTCGCTGGTCGGCAAGCCGGGCATCGCGCTCGGCGCCATCGCGACGATGTTCGTCGGCAACCCGCTGTCCTCCCTGGCCATGCCCAAGGAGTGGCTGCCGGGGGCGTGGGGCGAGATCGGCCAGTGGTTCGTCCCCGGCGCGGCCGGCACCCTGCTGCGCAACGAGTCCTACTTCCCTCGCGCCGACGGCAGCCACGCCTGGATCGCGCTGCTGTGCTGGCT